The nucleotide sequence CGGATGCTATGCCATTGCAACCCAATAAAGCGACGGCACGTGAGCTATTAGGTATTCTGCCAGAGTCTGTTTGCTTGGCTTTATTGCCGGGGAGTCGCCATTCTGAGGTTGAGATGCTGAGTGCGGATTTTCTTAAAACTGCTCAGTTATTGAAGCGAAACATACCTGATCTGCATGTATTTGTGCCGTTGGTGAATGCTAAACGGCGTGAACAATTTGAGCGCATTAAGCAAGAAGTTGCGCCAGAGCTGAATGTTCATCTTGTCGATGGCAAAGCGAGAGAAATTATGATCGCAAGTGATGCCGCACTTTTGGCCTCTGGTACTGCTGCTCTGGAATGTATGCTGGCAAAGTGTCCAATGGTAGTTGGTTATCGGATGAAGCCATTGACTTTTTGGCTGGCAAAACGCCTGGTAAAAACGCCTTATGTTTCATTGCCTAACTTATTATCCGGTGAAGAGTTAGTTAAAGAATTATTGCAGGAAAAATGTCAGCCGCAAAAACTTGCAGATGAGTTGTTGCCGTTACTACAAGGCAGTGAAAAAGTTGGAGCATTGAAACAGACATTTTTACATTTGCATAAAAGCATTCGTTGTAATGCTGACGAACAGGCAGCACAAGCCGTGTTGGAATTGGCAGGGAAATAATGGAATTTATATATCCTCAGGCAAGTCTGATTGCTGGAGTTGATGAAGTTGGTCGAGGTCCGTTAGTGGGTGCAGTTGTGACTGCGGCTGTTATTTTAGATCCATTGCAGCCGATAGTTGGTTTGGCTGATTCTAAAAAACTTAGTGAAAAACGCCGCGAGGCACTGTATCTGGAAATTACAGAAAAAGCATTGTGCTGGAGTTTGGGGCGTGCAGAACCGGCAGAAATTGACCAATTGAATATCCTGCATGCAACTATGCTTGCGATGCAAAGGGCTGTGGCTAATTTGCCTATTTCTCCTGAATATGTGCTGATTGATGGTAACCGTTGCCCTAAATTACCTATGCCGGCACAAGCGGTGATAAAAGGCGATGGACTGGTTGCTGAAATCAGTGCCGCTTCTATTGTGGCGAAAGTTACCAGAGATCGGGAAATGGCTGAACTTGATCAGCTGTTTCCTGAATATGGATTTGCTAAGCATAAAGGCTACCCGACGGCATTTCATTTAGAAAAGTTGGTTCAGTTGGGAGCGACAGAACATCATCGTAAAAGTTTTGCGCCGGTTAAGAGAGCAATTGGCCTTAAATAAACTTGTTAACTG is from Photorhabdus laumondii subsp. laumondii and encodes:
- the lpxB gene encoding lipid-A-disaccharide synthase, with the translated sequence MKDTPLATISSIDSLRPLTIGLIAGETSGDILGAGLIRALKAKVPNARFVGVAGPLMQAEGCEAWYEMEELAVMGIVEVLGRLPRLLKIRKDLTTRFTELKPDVFVGIDAPDFNITLEGRLKQRGIRTIHYVSPSVWAWRQKRVFKIGKATDMVLAFLPFEKAFYDKFNVPCRFIGHTMADAMPLQPNKATARELLGILPESVCLALLPGSRHSEVEMLSADFLKTAQLLKRNIPDLHVFVPLVNAKRREQFERIKQEVAPELNVHLVDGKAREIMIASDAALLASGTAALECMLAKCPMVVGYRMKPLTFWLAKRLVKTPYVSLPNLLSGEELVKELLQEKCQPQKLADELLPLLQGSEKVGALKQTFLHLHKSIRCNADEQAAQAVLELAGK
- the rnhB gene encoding ribonuclease HII, with product MEFIYPQASLIAGVDEVGRGPLVGAVVTAAVILDPLQPIVGLADSKKLSEKRREALYLEITEKALCWSLGRAEPAEIDQLNILHATMLAMQRAVANLPISPEYVLIDGNRCPKLPMPAQAVIKGDGLVAEISAASIVAKVTRDREMAELDQLFPEYGFAKHKGYPTAFHLEKLVQLGATEHHRKSFAPVKRAIGLK